In Brienomyrus brachyistius isolate T26 chromosome 19, BBRACH_0.4, whole genome shotgun sequence, one DNA window encodes the following:
- the LOC125714992 gene encoding ALK and LTK ligand 2b-like — MTGLRQHSAVGLVILLCTAGSCKYRAVTKNHRDEKSVLEQMMDIMKRIKGQQQEGSAEITMSIALKKQNHSSDPMELQEYKSHKEGHILEIFPRDLRKKDKFIKHLTGPLYISPKCRKHVYRLYHNTRDCTVPAYYKRCARLLTRLAGSARCT; from the exons ATGACCGGGCTGCGCCAGCACAGTGCCGTGGGACTGGTCATCTTGCTGTGCACGGCGGGGTCCTGCAAGTACAGAGCCGTCACTAAGAACCACAGGGACGAGAAAAGTGTCCTGGAGCAGATGATGGACATCATGAAACGGATAAAGGGGCAGCAGCAGGAGGGCAGCGCGGAAATCACCATGAGCATTGCGCTGAAGAAGCAGAACCACTCGTCCGATCCCATGGAGCTGCAAGAATATAAATCCCATAAAGAGGGCCATATTCTTG AGATATTCCCAAGAGATCTAAGGAAGAAGGATAAGTTTATAAAGCATTTAACAG GACCGCTGTACATTAGTCCGAAGTGCAGGAAGCATGTTTACAGGCTATACCACAACACCAGAGACTGCACCGTGCCGGCAT actaCAAAAGATGCGCAAGACTGCTCACAAGGTTAGCCGGGAGTGCGCGATGCACGTAG